The genomic stretch GGTGGAGATGGTAATGCCTGGGGACAATATAAACATGGAGGTTGAGTTGATATCGCCCGTGGCAATGGAGGAGCAGGTAAGGTTTGCAATAAGGGAGGGAGGAAGGACAGTGGGTGCCGGTGTGGTAACAAGCATCATTGAGTAAGGAGAAATAAGATGGGAGACAACACGGCAATTATCGCGCTTGCTTGCAGCGAGTGTAAGAGAAGGAACTATACGACAAAGAAAAACAAGAGAAACCATCCCGACAAGCTGGAATTTAAGAAGTACTGTAAATGGTGCAGAAGCCATACCCTTCATAAAGAGACCAAGTAACTTTCCGCCTCAAGAATGGGGAAGGGATTTTTATAAACTAGCTTCTGGGTATTAGAATAAATCCGTTCACTATGAGTTCTGTCGGAGGGTGTTTTCTTCTTACGAACTAAACTCGAGACCCACTGACGATACCCTCTGGCCATTACACTTTTTTATCGCAATTCTTTATCTGTTGATTTTCATCCTTCGACCGGGCTCAGGATGATCGGATATAAATCCGCAATTTTTATGGAGAAGCATAACCGTTCACACTGAGCAGTGAGCATGCCGAACTGTCGAAGTGTGATCAATTCCCGTTTGGGAAACGGGTCCTGCGAAATAAATTTAAAAACTATAATACGCACTTGACAATTAGCATTAAAAGGTGATATAAATTATGAAACTTCTTCGGGAGGATTGGAATATCAAAATGGATGAGAAATTAATTGAAAGATATGTGTTAATTATATCTTTAATTATGTTTACACTGTCATCAGTCCTCTTTCTTAGCACGAGGGCTCAAGCCGATACATATTGCGTAGGCTGTGATGATGGTACAGCAACAACTTGTGGTGGTGGGGCTGCTTGTGG from Thermodesulfobacteriota bacterium encodes the following:
- the tuf gene encoding elongation factor Tu (EF-Tu; promotes GTP-dependent binding of aminoacyl-tRNA to the A-site of ribosomes during protein biosynthesis; when the tRNA anticodon matches the mRNA codon, GTP hydrolysis results; the inactive EF-Tu-GDP leaves the ribosome and release of GDP is promoted by elongation factor Ts; many prokaryotes have two copies of the gene encoding EF-Tu), with translation VEMVMPGDNINMEVELISPVAMEEQVRFAIREGGRTVGAGVVTSIIE
- the rpmG gene encoding 50S ribosomal protein L33 gives rise to the protein MGDNTAIIALACSECKRRNYTTKKNKRNHPDKLEFKKYCKWCRSHTLHKETK